A single genomic interval of Ictalurus furcatus strain D&B chromosome 20, Billie_1.0, whole genome shotgun sequence harbors:
- the buc gene encoding bucky ball, protein MDPFGQYGFPGPAFPFGRPYMPPYQFMQYPGYVVPHAPMQPTDYRRMAPLFPSVASYDLRFRQHFQQMSMQRETTSSEAQTEPGAPVSKLKDCLEGLQACEKSGAVKEPNVMFSSTPTVTSFTHDVEKVNYGDKDLNMGPASQPDEADQDDSGKPVMHCDSAVYDVESSQGRLEECVLSDVLPLDSSSVREESQSREQNYKRDGLERPCFQSEKSGANHVSSGSHSAEVQDSGAHVSDYNGTSDLCEGMISIQREKVENLLLESVEVTEPLLQMMADCDLPYQILRLPCNKTTTGLLLQKEVDPLLYMDTASALLPSKRYTFGSPYTQNYYPPGVPDRQSVLSPSLDELSSRDEMFSTDLEDDLTSGQVYVDGGKLVETCAVPTHSETDAADKAWSVWAKTCACCGASLPDEDISPAELLDQDCDCELEEDTEAPGNGDAQGVVLRQHLSRHRQSPCAQVSKHKTRKVLEIAGTSGQDQDSGRGECGEQLHSAAKGDKGRGKSQKGTQFRSYSGKQCSPFSGLRLQFLFENLQGREGRPARRRPSCKTFAQQRPRRNEYDDHNEAEVSYCQRGRGKCIMVFVTVISWNVSGSTELDDLLPYQDL, encoded by the exons ATGGATCCATTTGGACAATATGGCTTTCCAGGGCCAG CATTCCCGTTTGGGCGTCCTTACATGCCTCCGTATCAATTTATGCAGTACCCTGGTTACGTGGTCCCACATGCTCCCATGCAGCCGACTGACTACAGAAGGATGGCCCCCCTCTTTCCTTCTGTCGCTTCCTACGACCTTCGTTTCCGTCAGCACTTTCAGCAAATGAGCATGCAACGTGAAACCACGTCATCTGAAGCCCAGACGGAGCCCGGTGCTCCGGTTAGCAAACTGAAAGACTGTCTGGAAGGTCTCCAAGCATGTGAAAAGTCTGGAGCAGTCAAGGAACCCAATGTGATGTTTTCCTCAACCCCTACTGTAACCTCATTCACTCATGACGTGGAGAAGGTGAACTATGGAGATAAGGATTTAAATATGGGGCCCGCTTCTCAGCCTGATGAGGCAGACCAGGATGATTCTGGGAAACCAGTGATGCATTGTGACTCTGCTGTGTATGACGTTGAGTCGAGCCAGGGCCGACtagaggagtgtgtgttatCGGATGTGCTACCTCTCGACAGTTCCTCCGTTCGTGAAGAAAGCCAGAGTCGGGAACAAAATTACAAACGAGATGGTTTGGAGAGGCCATGCTTTCAGAGTGAGAAATCTGGTGCCAATCATGTCAGCAGTGGAAGCCATTCAGCTGAGGTCCAGGACTCTGGAGCTCATGTTTCTGATTACAATGGGACATCTGATCTGTGTGAGGGTATGATCTCCATCCAAAGAGAGAAGGTTGAGAATTTGCTTCTTGAATCTGTAGAGGTTACTGAGCCTCTGTTGCAGATGATGGCAGACTGTGATCTGCCTTATCAAATTCTCCGCCTTCCTTGCAATAAGACTACCACTGGTCTGTTGCTTCAGAAAGAGGTCGACCCGTTGCTATACATGGATACCGCATCTGCTCTCTTGCCTTCTAAAAGATACACTTTTGGCAGCCCGTACACCCAAAACTACTACCCACCAGGGGTTCCTGACCGGCAGAGTGTCCTCAGTCCTTCACTAGACGAGCTGTCATCCAGGGATGAGATGTTCTCTACTGATCTCGAAGATGATCTAACGTCTGGGCAGGTCTACGTAGATGGTGGCAAACTGGTAGAAACCTGTGCTGTTCCCACCCACTCTGAAACCGATGCTGCAGATAAAGCATGGTCTGTCTGGGCCAAAACTTGTGCCTGCTGTGGAGCAAGCCTTCCAGATGAAGACATCAGTCCTGCAGAGCTGTTGGATCAAGATTGCGATTGTGAGTTGGAGGAAGATACTGAGGCACCCGGTAATGGTGACGCTCAGGGAGTAGTGTTAAGGCAGCATCTATCCAGGCATAGGCAGTCACCTTGTGCTCAGGTCTCCAAACACAAAACCCGAAAGGTGCTGGAGATTGCCGGGACAAGTGGGCAAGACCAAGACAGTGGCAGAGGAGAGTGTGGTGAGCAGCTACATTCTGCTGCTAAAGGAGACAAGGGCCGAGGCAAAAGTCAAAAGGGTACCCAATTCAGATCTTACTCTGGTAAGCA ATGTTCACCATTTAGTGGATTAAGATTACAATTCCTTTTTGAAAACTTGCAAGGCCGTGAAGGGAGACCTGCAAGACGAAGGCCTTCTTGCAAGACATTTGCTCAGCAAAGGCCAAGGAGAAATGAATACGATGACCACAATGAGGCAGAGGTTTCCTACTGCCAAAGGGGCAGGGGTAAGTGCATAATGGTTTTTGTGACTGTTATATCTTGGAATGTCTCTGGTAGTACTGAACTCGATGATCTCCTTCCTTACCAGGATCTATGA